Below is a genomic region from Trichocoleus sp..
TTGGGGAACATGAGTAAGACTTTGCAGCGACAGACATTTCATTGCCCAATCTGCGATCGCCAGTAAATTCCAGTCGCCTAACCGTTGCCCTACTAATTGAATTCCCAGCGGTAAGCCGTTCGCTGCGGTTCCAGCAGGAATGCTGATGGCAGGTAGCCCACAGAGCGTCCAGAGGGCACAAAAGATCGGAGAACCCGTATTCTCTAATCCTTGGGGAGCAGTTCCAGTCGTGACGGGTGTGAGGATGGCATCATAGTCCGCCCAGAGCTGGTCTAGGATCACGTTATAGCGGATTGCAGCTTGACGAGCCTTAGCATGGGCGATCGCAGGCATCGTTCGTCCCTGTTCAATGATTTGGCGGAGTTTATCAGACATTTGATCAGCATGGCGATCGTAATCTGCACCATGATGGGTTGCCATGCCAACAGCAGATAGCACACTGATATGCTCAAAGCAGGCATCAAATTCAGACGGTAAATTGACTTCTGTAATCATCGCGCCTGCCTTCATGAGCGCTGAAATACTGTGCAACAACGCTCGTTCTGCCTCCGGTTCAATTTGCGACCAGTAGGGGGATAGAACCAGCGCAAATTTGGGAGGACGTTGAGATCCTGAAGCTGGAACCAGAACCTCATGACAGTCTGGATCACGATGATCAACAATCGCTAAAACATTCAACACTCGCGAAATATCGGCAACACTGCGAGCAAAAAATCCAACGTGATCGAGTTCTTGGCTGCCAAGCATAACGCCATAGCGTGAAATCACACCAAAACTGGGCTTAAAGCCGACGATTCCACAGTAAGCAGCAGGACGCAGAATCGACCCCACCATTTGAGTCCCGATCGCCACAGGCACCATATTATCTGCAACCGCAGCAGCAGATCCGCTGGAACTTGCACCCGGCGTGTGTTCTAAATGATGAGGATTACGGGTCTTACCAGGACGGGCGATCGCATATTCGCTTGTCACTGTTTTCCCTAAAATAATCGCACCTGCTGAACGTAACCGCTCAACAACGGCTGCCTCATAATTAAACTGCTGATCCGCATAAATGGGAGTTCCCCACCGCGTTGGCATATCGATGGTTGCAACTGTATCTTTGATGCCGATTGGAATACCATGCAAGGGCTTTAAATGCTTCCCTCTGGCTTGCGCGACATTCAGCCTTTTAGCGATTTGAAAGGCATCATTGAGATTGAGATATTCCCAAGCCTCCACATCTGCTTGTCGTTCAGCAATCCGTTCTAAGCACGATTGCAGTAATTCAACCGCTGATAGTTTTCTTTGTTGAATAAACTTTAGAGCTTGCGTAGCTGTGAGGTGATGGCTCAGCATAGGATATCAAGCCATATTTAGTTAACTTGAATGCTGTAACCTGACATCATCCACCTCGGAAC
It encodes:
- a CDS encoding amidase — translated: MLSHHLTATQALKFIQQRKLSAVELLQSCLERIAERQADVEAWEYLNLNDAFQIAKRLNVAQARGKHLKPLHGIPIGIKDTVATIDMPTRWGTPIYADQQFNYEAAVVERLRSAGAIILGKTVTSEYAIARPGKTRNPHHLEHTPGASSSGSAAAVADNMVPVAIGTQMVGSILRPAAYCGIVGFKPSFGVISRYGVMLGSQELDHVGFFARSVADISRVLNVLAIVDHRDPDCHEVLVPASGSQRPPKFALVLSPYWSQIEPEAERALLHSISALMKAGAMITEVNLPSEFDACFEHISVLSAVGMATHHGADYDRHADQMSDKLRQIIEQGRTMPAIAHAKARQAAIRYNVILDQLWADYDAILTPVTTGTAPQGLENTGSPIFCALWTLCGLPAISIPAGTAANGLPLGIQLVGQRLGDWNLLAIADWAMKCLSLQSLTHVPQNQQVLNPR